AATCGATGGACGACATTCGTGCGATTTTCTTAGCCAATGGCATTACCGCAGAACAATTTGACAGTGGCATTAACAGCTTTGCGGTGAATGGCTTAGTGACAAAACAAACTCAAGCCGCTGAAGAATTTAAAGTGCGTGGCGTGCCAGCATTTTTTGTAAATGAACAATATCAGCTAAATCCAGAAGGTTTCTCTGATTCAGGTTCAACCAATGAGTTTGTTCAGCGTTATATTGATGCGATTTTATTCTTAGTGAAAAAATAGTACCATCATCAATAAAATAGTTGCTAATATTTACCCTCTTTAAATATTAGCAACTTTTTTCTCTCCCTCACGATATTATAATCCCTGTAATTCTGTATTCAGTAATCTCAATAGCAACGCCTTTCCTTCTTTAAAACGATATTCCCCATATTCCGCTTGGTTGAAATATTCCCCTTTACCTTCAGGGAAGAAGAATTGCTGGGTTGGAAGAGATAAATCCCCATAACTATTTAGTGTAACGGGTAAATAAATACCCTGTGCACAGCCATCAAAATACTGTGGTTTTTCAAATTCAATTCGGCAAAGTGTTGCAATACGCTGTTCATCCAGTGTGAGTAGTGCATAGGCTTTGCTATTGGTCATTTCTTCATTTGGTAACGCATCACCTACTTGATTGAGTAGTTCATAATGGAGTTCCATATAATCCCCTTGCATTAGCGATCTTGGATCTCTTGGAGCTAACTTTAGTACAATAGATTCGCCATTTTCTAATACATCTTCATTCTGATGAATCGTAAATTGTGCAACGCCTAGGGTTAAAATAAGCGTGACAAGAGCCGTAATAGGTATGCGTTTAGTGTATGAAGAATGCCCTTGTATATGCTCTTGTTGCTCTGGATATTGACGATATAAGCTGATGACAATCAGGCTAAATGCAACACCTACACTTAACAACAAATAGGATTTATAGAGTAACGGAAGTTTTAGTGAATAGTAATATTCTGCTAATGATGCTATTGCGATCACTAAACTAAATACAAAGATCGGTCGGCTTTGTTTGGTATAAGCCAATAAGAGTAAGGCAATACAAAAGATCAGTAATGGAACGCTAATAAAGCTAATACTCAAAAATAAGATACCAATAGCAATTAGCCAATGTATTGGGCGTTGCTGTGCTTTATGTAAAAGTAAAAAAGTGACGACGGCATAAAGGGATGCAACGAGAGATAAAAATGAATGAATATCCCAAGGGCGATTGAACAGATCAAAAGTAGCCAAATGGAAGAAGTCACTAAAGGTATTTATCTGCGGTAATTCATCCGCTTCCATGTGATAACTAAAGAGTGATTTGCTGAAAACAAAATACACGTAAAAGAGAAGAAAACCCCACGCCATAGAGCGTAAATCAAACCGAGTGCGTCCCATCCAGTAAAAGCAAATCAGTGAACCCAATGATAGCCAGTAAAACGAATAAGAGCTAAAGAAATGGTAGAAAAACATTTCATGTTCGTATTCAGAGGAATAGAAGTCGTTAAAGGCATAAAAATGTTCAAAAAGTATAAATAAAATCTGAAGAACAACAACTGTTCTTACCCAATGTTGTTGATTTATCAAGTAAACGATTACCGATGCGGTAATGCTTAAGGTTAATCCCATCCAAGAGGATATATCTAAAAATAGACAAAATGCAGTCCAAGTCCCTGATGCAACCAAAAAACAAATCGCACTGAGTTCTAAATAATTTCCCTTTTTCCTAAAAGCGAACGCAGGAATAAGGAGAATGGCTGTTGTGAAAAGTAACGTATAGGCTTCATCTTGTACGACAAATAAAGCAATACATAGGACAAGCATCCCTGTACCGAGTGCAATCAAAAATAGATAGAGCAGTTGTACGGCAAGGTGTGATTGGCGTTGGGATAAATAAGCGCCGAATGATTTTTTGACGTAATAGGCAACAAAAAAGAGAGCAAACAATGTGATGAGTGATGAAAACATTAGTCCGCCCAGTTCAAGTTGATCTAATAACCAGACATTTACGGATGCAATCAAATAGGCAAAATGTACGGAGAGATTAAATAAGTCCAGACGACGTGTTCTGTAAAACCAAAGTAGCCCAATGGAAATGAGCCAAGTGATTGGGATTAATTGGGTATTTTCCACGACGAACCAGCCTAATACCGCTACTAAAATGACATTCTGAATTTTATTCACGACACGCCAAGGATCGTATAAGCGTGATTTTGTCGCTTCAATTACCGCAAGCAGAAGCAAATTAACACCGATGATAAAAGATGCGTCAATATGATGAACAAATTGATAACGAAGTAAGGTGATATTTAAGGTGGCTAAAAAGAGTAGTGCGCCAGCGATATTAGGCAGGCAAAGTAACAGGGGTAACTGCAACAATGTCCAGAGAGCAAAAAGTTGCCAAGGGTCTGCCCCTGTTTGATAAATTTGTCCGATAAGAGCGAGTAAAGCACCAATCACAATCAAGGAGACAAAAAAGAGTGCATAACTTTTGATGGGGCTCTGTTGCCTGCTTTCTCGACGATAAATCCACGTGGCAACTAGTGTTACAACAACGAGTAGCACTTGTACGCCATAGAGCTTTTGGAATTTAGTGAGTAATTCCCAGTTTGATGCAATGAAGGTGACAACCCCACTTGAGAAAAGCCCGACAGCCAATAGCATAAAAATGAATCGCAGATATTTTTCCCAAGATTGATTAAGTAGGTTCATTGCTCTCACCTAGATGATTTGTAAAATTTTGGTTAAATCCTACCGCTTGTTATCGATTTTATCAATATCACACCGATCACCGTCGCCATAATGCCGACGATATTATGCAATAGAAAAATCCCCACCGCATTCAACCACTTTTCTTGAAGCAGTTTTTCGCCGATCTCCGCTGAAAATGCGGAAAATGTTGTGAAACTGCCGAGAAATCCTGTAATAAATAACAATTTTGAACTTTCCTGCAAATTCAAACCTAGCGCAATACCAATGAGAAAACAGCCAATCACATTCGCCAGTAAAGTGCCAAAAGCAAATTGACTGATAAGCGGATTGAGCCATACACCGAGTTGCCAGCGAGAGAGTGCGCCGAGTACCGCACCGAAAGAAATCAGTAGAATTTGTGTCATTATCTGTTACACCAAAAACAGTACAGGAATTAAATTCATCACCATCATCGTCAAAATCGACTGGATCAAGCGGGACGATCCGAAGATAAATCCACGATTTTTACCGTTATCAAATTTCACCAGTAAATTCGCCATTGCCGTTAATGCATAGACTTCAAGTAAGGTAAAAATCACCAAATAGATATAGGCAGAAACCAGCGATGCATAATGTAGCGTGATAAACCAAGGGGCAACCATACCAACCGCTAAAACCGGGCTGACGAAAATAAGTTGTTTACGGGTTAAATTGATATGCTTGGAGAAATACGATTGTAGAGCAACGGTCATTAACCCATTGATAAATAACGCAATTGGGATCTGCTCTGGGGCATTGAGTTTATTGTCAAACAGATAAGGAAAAATCACAAAAAACGACATTGCGACACTTAACGGTACAAACAGCATTAAGTGAACAAAAATAAACTCTTTGGTGATGATTTCCCGAATTTGCCCCCAGCGGAATTTCACTAAATTGTTCACATTTTCCATTTGGTAGAATGGCTTTGCCATAAAGACAAACAACACCGCTTCCAAGAGAAAACAGCACCAGATTAACGCATTGATCTGTTCATACTTGATAAAGGGAATAGCGAGTAACGGAGCTGCCATCGAAGACATACTGGTGACCCGTAAGAATTTGCCTTGTAAGCGAGTTTTCGCCGCATATTCATCACCTGCCAAGGCAAGTAAGCACGCCCTTGCATTAGTTGCAAATAGACAGCTTCCCATACCAAAGCACATTGTCGCCATTAATAGCACCATGTAGCTTTCCGCTGACAAGAAGAAAACATAGGCGATCACATCGAGCATACAGCCGACTAACATCATTTTCGCTAAACCATAGCGGTCGCCTAACACTCCTGCAAAAATTGCAAGGGCTTGGCTACAAAAAAACAGTACCGACAACGAAAATGCGATCTGAGCGTTAGATAAGCCTTTTTGTTGCAGGTAGATAAAAAAGACCGTTTGCATTGAAAAATAAGCAAGGGTCGAAATAAAGCGACGAGTGAGTAATAGTTTTTCTAAAGACATTTGAATATCCAGACAAGCGGTAAGATTTGCAAATTTTTTGCAGATCTCACCGCTTGAGTGTTAAGCAGCACGGAAATCTTTTGGACGAATACCCAGGGCAATTAAACTTGCAAAATAGCTGATTGCAGCAAGTACAATTAACCACGCTAGCCAATGAACCTTTGACCAAAAGTGTAATGCATTCCACCCTTGTAAATCAGGCGAAAAATAGGAAACCAATGCGCCCATGATGCACGCAGAAATGAGCAATTTTAAGGTGAAGATCGCCGTTTTTATGCTGACTTTATAAATATTACTTTGGGATAAACCACGGTAAAGTAAGGTAGCATTGACCGCCGCAGATAATGCAGAAGCCATCGCTAAACCAACAAAGCCAAAAGGAATTGCGAGTACACCAAAGCAAATGTTACTGATTGCCGCAATGATCCCGATTTTGACTGGCGTTTTGGTATTTTGATTAGCGTAAAAACCATTGGCTAGAATGCTGATGAGCATATAACTGATTAATCCAAAGCACATCACTGTTAATGCTTTTGAAGAAGCAATAACATCTGCCAGTTGGAATTTACCGTGCATAAACATCGTCATCATTAATGGCTGAGCTAAAATCATAATGCCAATCATCGCAGGAATACCGAGCAGTAATACCATACGAACGCCCCAGTCCATTGTTTGCTCAAAGTTGAATTTGCGTTGCTCTTCTGTCAGATCTTTCTGTTTTGCGATACGTGAAAGGCTAGGCAATACCACCGTTGAAATCGCGATACCAAACAGACCTAATGGGAATTCAATAAGGCGATCTGCATAGTAGAGCCAACTAATTGAGCCTGTAATTAAAAATGAGGCGATAATCTGATTAATGAGCAAGTTCAGTTGGGTAACAGAAACACCGAATAAGGCTGGGATCATCAATTTACGAACTTTTGTCACCCCTTCATCGTGCCAAGCCCATTTAGGTTTAACCAACAGCCCTTCTTTTTTCATAAAAGGGATTTGAAATAGGAATTGCAATAAGCCACCTAAAAATACCCCCCACGCAAGCGCCGTATCGGGCGAGTCAAAATAAGGGGAAGCAAAGATCGCCACAGCAATAATCGCCACATTCAGTAAAACTGGAGAAAATGCCATCACCCCAAATTTGCCTAAGGTATTCAGCACCGCACCAGATAGGGCAACAAAGGTGATAAACCATAAATAAGGGAAGGTGATTTTTAATAATAAGGATGCTTGGGTAAACTTTTCTGCATTCGGGCCATCATTGAGCCAATCTAAAAACCAGCCCGTCCCAAATAATGCGGCAATCACAGGGGAAGCAATCATGGCGACTAAGGTGACAACAGTGACTAATCCACCCAACGTTCCCGATACTTTGGCGATAAACTCTCGGGTCTTATCTGGATCATTATCGGCATTATATTCCGCTAAAACAGGCACAAAGGCTTTAGAAAAAGCCCCTTCAGCAAAAAGCCTCCGAAGAAAGTTAGGAATACGGTTAGCAAATAAAAATACATCAGCAGCAACACCTGCCCCCAGTAAATTTGCAACAACCACATCTCGAATTAAACCAAGTACGCGAGAGATTAATGTCATACTACTGACAATTAAGCCTGATCTTAATAATTTCTTGCTCACAATCTGTTCTCTTTATCTTCTTAAAAAATTGATCGGAATTTTAGCAGTTTGTTATAGGAAAATCAGAAAAAAACTGCTAAAATCCGCCCCTATCTTTTACTCAAGAACACTTCTTGTGTGAAACGATGTTATTTTCAAGCCCGTGTCTCGTTGAAAATGAATTTAAACTATCGATAGCACTGCATAAAAAATTGTTTTTTATGTTTTTATTTTTACACAGATATTTTTAGGAGTTTGACCTTGGCTAATATCAAGTCAGCACAAAAACGTGCGGTTCAATCAGAAAAACGCCGCCAACATAACGCAAGCCAACGCTCAATGATGCGTACCTTCATCAAAAAAGTATACGCAGCAGTAGCAACTGGTGATAAAGCAGCTTCAGAAGCAGCTTTCGTTGAAATGCAAAAAGTTGTGGATCGTATGGCATCTAAAGGCTTAATCCACGCTAACAAAGCAGCTAACCACAAATCTAAGTTAGCAGCTCAAATCAAAAAATTAGCGTAATTGCTTTTTTAAACAAATTTGCAAATTTTTTGGAAAAACCGACCACTTGGTCGGTTTTTTTATAGGTAAATTGCCGAAACAAAACCTGCCACTATTTATACTTTATATAGAGACAATCTTCAAAATTTCAGCAAAATCTTCACAAACATAATCAGGCTCAGAGTCACTAATTGGAATGTTGTAGTTGTAGCCATAGGTTAAACCTACACTTTTACAACCAACAGCTTTTGCCGCCAAAATATCGTTTTTAGAATCACCGACAAACAACATTTCATGCGGATATAAACCAAATTTACCACAAAGGTAATAAAGTGGCGCTGGGTGTGGTTTAATTTGAGGCAGAGATTGCCCACCAAGTGCTTCTGAAAAGAGATGATCGATTTTAAAGGCTTGCAACACAGGCAAAACGTGCTTAGTTGGTTTGTTTGTTACCACAGCTAAAATATAGCCCTGTGCTTTAAGCTCTTCTAATGTTTCTTTCACATGAGGATAGAGCTTGCTGATGTTGCAGACATTTTCACCATAAAAATAACCAAATCGGCATTTAATTTGGGCTAATTCGTCCTGTGAAAATTCGCCTGCTTTTCCTGTCCATTCCATTCCTTTCGCAAAAAGTACATCAGCTCCATTGCCAATCCAAGTCAACACAAGCTCTTCAGGGGCTTGTGGCAAGCCAACTTCAGCAAAGGCAGAATTAAGCGATAAGGCTAAATCAGGTAAGCTATTGACTAGCGTTCCGTCGAGATCAAAACCGATTAATTTGAATTGTTGTGTCATTTTATTCTCCTTAAAAAGACAAGCGGTGAGATTTTGCAAAAGTTTTGCGTTATCTCACCGCTTGTAGCTTATTTATTTCTATCCATTTTATAAGCAACCGCCATAATCACAATTCCCCCAATAATCATCGGCAATGAGAGCAACTGCCCACGCGTGATTAAATCCGCTGCGGTATTCACATTTGGGTCGAACTCACGGAAGTATTCGACGATAAAGCGGAATACTCCATAGCCCACTAAAAAGAGTCCTGCCACCGAGCCTGTTGGGCGTGGTTTACGGATATAGATGTTCAGGATAAAGAACAGTACTAACCCTTCTAAAACGGCTTCGTAAAGTTGAGATGGATGGCGTGGTAAATAGCCGCCACTCGGGAACATGATTGCCCAAGGTACATCGGTGACACGTCCCCAAAGTTCATCATTGATAAAGTTACCAATACGCCCTAAGCCTAGCCCAAACGGAATAAGCGGTGCGATAAAGTCAGCAGTTTGCCAAAAGCTACGATGTTGACGACGGGAAGTCCAAAGCATTGCAACAATTACACCAAGTAAACCGCCGTGGAACGACATTCCCCCTTCCCAAATTCGAAATAAATACAGGGGATCTTGTAGGAAACGGTCGAAGCTATAAAAGAATACATCGCCAATTCTGCCGCCCAGTACAACGCCCCAAAAGCCGTTAAACAGAAGTTGATCGACTTGTTCTGTTGTCCATACACCGTTTGAGTTTTTCGCTCGTTTAGTACCAAGCCAATAGGCAAAGCCAAAGCCGAGCAGATACATAATGCCATACCAATGTAGCGAAATAGGCCCGAGTTTAAGGGCTACAGGATCGATATTTGGAAAGGCTAGAAATTGTTCAGACATAAATTTCCTTTTATTTCAAAAACATATTTATTGCAATAATCATTAAAAATACGGCCAACGCCCGTTTTAAAATTGGCACAGGAAGCTTATTAGCAGCATTTGCGCCAAGTTTGGAAGTAAACACCGACATCATGGTAATGCCCGCTAAGGCTGGTAAATAGACATAACCTAGCGAATATTCAGGTAGATTAGGCGCATTCCAACCACTAATGATAAAGCTAATTGTTGCGGCAAGCCCTAATAAGCCACCACAGAAAGATGAACTTCCAATCGCTTTTTTCAGTTCAATTCCTCGACTATTTAAAAACGGCACGATGAAAGCACCGCCTGCGATACCTGCAAAGCTGGAAATCATCCCGATGATACTTCCAGCAATAATCGTTGATTTGGTTGTCAACGGCTTAGGCTCTTGCTGTTTTGGCTTGAGTGCTAGAAACATCTTGATCGAGTTATAGAACACTAAAATAGCAAAGAGTTTAGTCAGAACTGATTTAGGAAAATCACTTACAATCAAACCTGAAATAAAGACGGAAACCATTAATGCAGGGGCAAAGTATTTCAGTAATGACCATTCCACATTGCCCAGTTTATGCTGGCGTTGTGCGGCAGATAATGTTGTAAGAACAATCGTTGAGAAAGAAGTTCCCAATGCAATGGACATTAATAATTCATCAGACACACCAATTTTTGGTAAAAGATAGACAAGTGTCGGCACAATGATCATGCCTCCACCAATGCCAAATAAGCCAGCTAAAAAGCCAGCTATTGCCCCAAGGACAAGAAATGCGATAAAAACTTCGATCACGACTTTTTCCCCTTAAATGTACGATATAGTTTACGAAATTCCCGCTTGGATTGGTGAGAGTCTCGTTTTTCTGCTTTGAACTCTTTTTGCTCTTTCACTTCTTCTCGGTTTTTATCGCTGTCATTTTTTTTCATTTCACCCATCAATACTTGGGCAAACTCTTTCATCACTTTGCGATAAACATCACGTTTAAATGACACCACTTGTCGAACGGGATACCAAAAGCTCACCCAACGCCAGCCGTCAAATTCGGGCGTTTTACTGGCTTTCAGGTTTATTTCATTTTCATCAGAGAGTAATTGGAGTAGGAACCAACGTTGTTTTTGTCCAATACATACAGGATGTGTTTGTTCATTACGAACCAAACGTTTCGGCAATTTATATTTTAGCCAATATTTGGATGCCCAAAGTAATCGTACATCTTTTTTGGATAAACCGACTTCTTCGTAGAGCTCACGGTACATTGCTGCTTCAATGTTTTCACCCTCATTGATTCCACCTTGTGGAAATTGCCAAGAGTTTTGACCAAACCGTTTTGCCCAGAGAACCTGTCCTTGTTTATTACAGATCACGATGCCAACATTCGGGCGGTAACCATCGAAATCGATCAATTTAGACCGCCTTATTTAATCAATTTAAAAATAGTGAGATTGTTTCATACTTCGGCTATTTGAACAACCGCCAAGGGCAAAACAAGCGGTGAGATTTACACATTTTTTTACAAGTTGTGGATAACATTGTGAGTAAGCTGAGAATTTGCTGAGAGTTTTCATTGGATAAGCTTAGGAATACCTTGATCTTCTATGGGATCTTTTTTCTGATTAAGATCCCAAAAAGGAAAAATCTTACTGGATAAGTACACATTTAACTGATTAATTTATTTTCAAAAGTGAATAAGATTAGCAAAATTTATACGCTTTTCTTACTTTTTCCACATTAGCTAGGGTTTTATCCCCATTCTCTGTGGATAAAATTGTGATAGATCGGGATAATGATCGTGTATAACCTAAAATAACGATCTGAATAATTTACTTTTCCTATATAAAACAATAAGTTAGATGAAATTTGAATAAGTATGAGATTGCAGTTTATTTTTTAATCATTATTTTTCTTTAAAAAATTTCATGTCTTAAGGGTTTCTTAAGATTTATTTGGTTTAATACATTCCAACAAAGCAATATAGCTTTGGTTTATAAACTTAACTTGGAGAAATTTATGAAAAAATTAACCTTAATCTCAACTTTAGTATTATCCACATTAACAGCATCAGCTTTTGCAAATACCCCAAATGGTGGATTTCAAGATCCAAATGCACCACAAACGATGAACCAAGTTCAACAAAAAGGGGAATTTAAACGTGGAGGCTACAATAGCAATCAAGCACCTTCCAAAGTGAGTGAAGTCGCTTCAATGAATGATGATCAATATGTTGTTTTACAAGGTAAAATTGTAAAACAAGTCGGGAAAGAAGATTTCTTATTCCGTGATACAAGCGGAGAAATTAACGTAGAAATTGAGCGTAAAGCTTGGGCAGGACAAGAAATTACCCCAAATAATGAAGTGAAACTCTATGGTGAAGTTGATAAGTCTTGGAATAAGACGGACATTGAAGTTCATCGTGTAGAAAAAGTAAATTAATGCGATAATTCCAAGTGGCAGTAATGCCACTTTTTCTATTTTGGAGGTTGAGATGCGTATTTTATTAATTGAAGACGATTCGTTAATTGGCGAAGGGCTGAAATTAGGGTTAACTAAATCGGGTTTTAGTGTGGATTGGTTTACGGACGGTAAAACAGGTTTAGATGCGCTCAGTTCTGCACCTTACGATGCTGTAGTGCTCGATCTCACCTTGCCTAAAATGGACGGACTTGATGTGCTACAAAATTGGCGCAGAGCAAATCAGGATGTGCCAGTGCTGATTTTAACCGCAAGAGATACCCTTGATGAACGTATCACAGGGCTACAACGTGGAGCAGATGATTATCTCTGTAAACCTTTTGCTCTCGCAGAGGTTGTGGCACGCTTACAAGCATTAATCCGTCGTCGTTATGGGCATACCAACCCCGTAATTGAACACAGTTTAGTGAGATTCGATCCAAACCAACGCAAAGTGTTCCTTAAAGATCAGGAAGTGACCTTAACCACAAGGGAATATAATTTACTTGAGCTATTTATGCACAATAAAGATCGTGTCTTAACCCGTTCTTCTATTGAAGAAAAACTCTATACTTGGGACGATGAAGTTAATAGCAATGCATTAGAAGTCCATATCTACAATTTACGTCAAAAACTCGGAAAACAATTTATTCGCACTGTACACGGCGTAGGCTATACCTTAGGGAAAAACGATGAAACTCATTAAAAATACCAGTTTACGTTTTCGTTTAATGTTGGTGATTTCCTGTAGTGCGGTGTTTATTTGGTTGATCTCAACGGCTGTGGCATGGGTACAAGTCCGTAGCGAAGTCAATAAAGTATTTGATGCACAACAGATTTTATTTGCGCAACGCCTTGCCTCATCGGATTTACGCACCTTACTGATGGAACGAAAACCCCAACGTGCATTTAATGGCGAACATCATAAAAAAGGCTTTAAAAAAGCAAAATTTGATGATGATGCTTTGGCGTTTGCGATTTTCACCTCTCAAGGAGAAATGGTGCTGAGTGATGGAAATAATGGTGAAAACTTTCCGTTTAAAAATACCCGCGGTTTTTCTAAATCCCCGTTAAATAATGAAGATAATGATGAGTGGCGAATTTTTTGGTTGCCGATTGGTGATCGTTTCTTGGTTGCCGTTGGACAAGAGCTTGATTATCGTGACGATCTCACTCAAGGTATGGTCTTTAGCCAAATGTGGATTTGGTTTGCAAGTCTTCCATTATTATTAGGCTTAATTGTTTGGGTGATTAAGCGAGAACTACAGACGTTACAACGCGTAGGCGAACAAGTTAAACAGCGAACACCAGAAGACAATAGTCCGCTTTCGACAGATGTCCCAAAAGAGATTTTGCCGTTAGTGACGAGCTTAAATCAGTTTTTTGATAAAACATCAACGATGTTATTAAGAGAGCGTCGATTTACTTCGGATGCAGCTCATGAGTTACGTAGTCCGTTAGCCGCATTAAAGATTCAAACGGAAATCGCACAATTAGCGGGTGATGACAGTGCTTTACGTGATAAGGCGTTAGGCAATTTAACCCAAGGCATTAACCGTGCAACTCAACTTATTGAGCAACTGCTTACGCTATCCCGTTTAGACAACTTAACGGAATTGGAAGGTGTGGAAGATATTCACTGGGATAGACTTATTCCATCGCTAGTGGGTGAGCTTTATTTCCAAGCACAAAAACGTGATATGGAGATTGAATTTGAACAGAAGGGAACACCTAAAATCCAACAAGGACAGCCTTTATTGCTTTCATTGATGTTAAGAAATTTGATTGATAACGCGATTAAATATTGTCAGCCAAATAGCGTAATTCGAGTAACGTTAGAACAACATCGAATTATTGTAGAAGATAATGGCGGTGGTGTGGATGAGGCGGATTTGGCTAAATTAGGACAACGTTTTTATCGTCCAGCAGGTCAAAATGAAAAAGGAAGTGGGCTTGGTTTATCCATCGTTAGACGTATTGCAGAGCTTCACCATTATCAAATTCAGATTGAAAATGGCGCTATTGATGGTCAAAAAGGGTTAAAAGCCACCATTCTTCTTTAAGCTTCACAAGCGGTGCGATTCTCTCTATTTTTTACAAAAT
Above is a genomic segment from Actinobacillus indolicus containing:
- a CDS encoding GDYXXLXY domain-containing protein yields the protein MNLLNQSWEKYLRFIFMLLAVGLFSSGVVTFIASNWELLTKFQKLYGVQVLLVVVTLVATWIYRRESRQQSPIKSYALFFVSLIVIGALLALIGQIYQTGADPWQLFALWTLLQLPLLLCLPNIAGALLFLATLNITLLRYQFVHHIDASFIIGVNLLLLAVIEATKSRLYDPWRVVNKIQNVILVAVLGWFVVENTQLIPITWLISIGLLWFYRTRRLDLFNLSVHFAYLIASVNVWLLDQLELGGLMFSSLITLFALFFVAYYVKKSFGAYLSQRQSHLAVQLLYLFLIALGTGMLVLCIALFVVQDEAYTLLFTTAILLIPAFAFRKKGNYLELSAICFLVASGTWTAFCLFLDISSWMGLTLSITASVIVYLINQQHWVRTVVVLQILFILFEHFYAFNDFYSSEYEHEMFFYHFFSSYSFYWLSLGSLICFYWMGRTRFDLRSMAWGFLLFYVYFVFSKSLFSYHMEADELPQINTFSDFFHLATFDLFNRPWDIHSFLSLVASLYAVVTFLLLHKAQQRPIHWLIAIGILFLSISFISVPLLIFCIALLLLAYTKQSRPIFVFSLVIAIASLAEYYYSLKLPLLYKSYLLLSVGVAFSLIVISLYRQYPEQQEHIQGHSSYTKRIPITALVTLILTLGVAQFTIHQNEDVLENGESIVLKLAPRDPRSLMQGDYMELHYELLNQVGDALPNEEMTNSKAYALLTLDEQRIATLCRIEFEKPQYFDGCAQGIYLPVTLNSYGDLSLPTQQFFFPEGKGEYFNQAEYGEYRFKEGKALLLRLLNTELQGL
- a CDS encoding fluoride efflux transporter FluC; this encodes MTQILLISFGAVLGALSRWQLGVWLNPLISQFAFGTLLANVIGCFLIGIALGLNLQESSKLLFITGFLGSFTTFSAFSAEIGEKLLQEKWLNAVGIFLLHNIVGIMATVIGVILIKSITSGRI
- a CDS encoding MFS transporter, which codes for MSLEKLLLTRRFISTLAYFSMQTVFFIYLQQKGLSNAQIAFSLSVLFFCSQALAIFAGVLGDRYGLAKMMLVGCMLDVIAYVFFLSAESYMVLLMATMCFGMGSCLFATNARACLLALAGDEYAAKTRLQGKFLRVTSMSSMAAPLLAIPFIKYEQINALIWCCFLLEAVLFVFMAKPFYQMENVNNLVKFRWGQIREIITKEFIFVHLMLFVPLSVAMSFFVIFPYLFDNKLNAPEQIPIALFINGLMTVALQSYFSKHINLTRKQLIFVSPVLAVGMVAPWFITLHYASLVSAYIYLVIFTLLEVYALTAMANLLVKFDNGKNRGFIFGSSRLIQSILTMMVMNLIPVLFLV
- the murJ gene encoding murein biosynthesis integral membrane protein MurJ, producing MSKKLLRSGLIVSSMTLISRVLGLIRDVVVANLLGAGVAADVFLFANRIPNFLRRLFAEGAFSKAFVPVLAEYNADNDPDKTREFIAKVSGTLGGLVTVVTLVAMIASPVIAALFGTGWFLDWLNDGPNAEKFTQASLLLKITFPYLWFITFVALSGAVLNTLGKFGVMAFSPVLLNVAIIAVAIFASPYFDSPDTALAWGVFLGGLLQFLFQIPFMKKEGLLVKPKWAWHDEGVTKVRKLMIPALFGVSVTQLNLLINQIIASFLITGSISWLYYADRLIEFPLGLFGIAISTVVLPSLSRIAKQKDLTEEQRKFNFEQTMDWGVRMVLLLGIPAMIGIMILAQPLMMTMFMHGKFQLADVIASSKALTVMCFGLISYMLISILANGFYANQNTKTPVKIGIIAAISNICFGVLAIPFGFVGLAMASALSAAVNATLLYRGLSQSNIYKVSIKTAIFTLKLLISACIMGALVSYFSPDLQGWNALHFWSKVHWLAWLIVLAAISYFASLIALGIRPKDFRAA
- the rpsT gene encoding 30S ribosomal protein S20, translated to MANIKSAQKRAVQSEKRRQHNASQRSMMRTFIKKVYAAVATGDKAASEAAFVEMQKVVDRMASKGLIHANKAANHKSKLAAQIKKLA
- a CDS encoding phosphoglycolate phosphatase, translated to MTQQFKLIGFDLDGTLVNSLPDLALSLNSAFAEVGLPQAPEELVLTWIGNGADVLFAKGMEWTGKAGEFSQDELAQIKCRFGYFYGENVCNISKLYPHVKETLEELKAQGYILAVVTNKPTKHVLPVLQAFKIDHLFSEALGGQSLPQIKPHPAPLYYLCGKFGLYPHEMLFVGDSKNDILAAKAVGCKSVGLTYGYNYNIPISDSEPDYVCEDFAEILKIVSI
- the lgt gene encoding prolipoprotein diacylglyceryl transferase, encoding MSEQFLAFPNIDPVALKLGPISLHWYGIMYLLGFGFAYWLGTKRAKNSNGVWTTEQVDQLLFNGFWGVVLGGRIGDVFFYSFDRFLQDPLYLFRIWEGGMSFHGGLLGVIVAMLWTSRRQHRSFWQTADFIAPLIPFGLGLGRIGNFINDELWGRVTDVPWAIMFPSGGYLPRHPSQLYEAVLEGLVLFFILNIYIRKPRPTGSVAGLFLVGYGVFRFIVEYFREFDPNVNTAADLITRGQLLSLPMIIGGIVIMAVAYKMDRNK
- a CDS encoding sulfite exporter TauE/SafE family protein, whose protein sequence is MIEVFIAFLVLGAIAGFLAGLFGIGGGMIIVPTLVYLLPKIGVSDELLMSIALGTSFSTIVLTTLSAAQRQHKLGNVEWSLLKYFAPALMVSVFISGLIVSDFPKSVLTKLFAILVFYNSIKMFLALKPKQQEPKPLTTKSTIIAGSIIGMISSFAGIAGGAFIVPFLNSRGIELKKAIGSSSFCGGLLGLAATISFIISGWNAPNLPEYSLGYVYLPALAGITMMSVFTSKLGANAANKLPVPILKRALAVFLMIIAINMFLK
- the rppH gene encoding RNA pyrophosphohydrolase, with translation MIDFDGYRPNVGIVICNKQGQVLWAKRFGQNSWQFPQGGINEGENIEAAMYRELYEEVGLSKKDVRLLWASKYWLKYKLPKRLVRNEQTHPVCIGQKQRWFLLQLLSDENEINLKASKTPEFDGWRWVSFWYPVRQVVSFKRDVYRKVMKEFAQVLMGEMKKNDSDKNREEVKEQKEFKAEKRDSHQSKREFRKLYRTFKGKKS